The Pontibacter korlensis sequence TGAAGTAGGTTATGCTTTCGCAGCACATCCTCCATGTTTCGGAATGCGCCGGGTAATAGCATTACCTGACCTGGGGTGGCACGCAGCGCAGAAAAGAAAAAATCTTTTGCGTTAGAAAGAGGAAAACTGAGTTGTCTGGTTGAAGTGCGCCAGACACTTTGGCTAATCCGGTAACAATGTTCCCAAAATTCACGCTGCCTGTGCGGCCCAAAAACACGCTCGGCCTCTTTAATCCAGATCTCCAGATTTCCATACCTTGTTAGAACCTCTCCATTTGGTAAATGCACTTGCATTGGGGGCTCCAGCCTAACTAAGGGCACTTTTATTCCTGTATAATCTAACACAGAGCGCAGTGGCATGTGCTGGTCAAGGCCCACCAGCGTGGTAGCTCCTGTTTCGAACCAATAGCCTTTTCTTTTATAAGATGAGGCAGAACCTCCTGGGTATTTCGCCTGCTCCAGAACGCAAATTTTAAGTCCCCGATTGGCCAGCAAGGCAGCTGCCGTAAGAGAACCGAAACCCGAACCTATAATTACCACGTCATACTTCATTTATGCGTTACTTTTGTGCAAGCCTCAGCTATCTGTAAATTTAACTGCTATAGGTCCACAAGGTTTTTAAGCTAATATCACACTGACTTTATACTATGGAAGATTCTAAGACGATCAGCATCATGGGCTGCGGCTGGCTTGGCTTACCGCTGTCTGAACACCTGATGCGATTGCGATATAATGTAAAAGGCTCTACTACCTCGCCCGAAAAGATTGACGTACTGCTGGAAAAAGACATACAGCCTTACCTGCTCGACCTCTCCAGCGATATGCTCGACAAAGGGGCCTTGGAGGATTTTCTTGACACCGATGTACTGGTGCTTAATATTCCACCTCACCTGCGCTCTGATGGTGGCGATGCTTACCTGAGCCAGATGCACCTGCTCCTGAAAACTATGCTGGACTCACCTGTGAACAGAGTTATTTTTGTTTCCTCTACTTCTGTTTACCAGAATCTTAACCGCGTGATTATAGAAGAAGATGTGACCTTTACAGGTGAGCAAGACCCGAACAACATGCTGCTGCAGGCAGAGCGGCTCTTCCAGAACCGGGACGGCTGGATGACTACCATTGTCAGATTCGCTGGCTTAGTAGGTGGCAACAGGCAACCAGGAAGGTTCTTAGCTGGCAAACAAGATTTGCCAAATGGTGATGCTCCTGTTAACCTTATTCACCTGGACGACTGCATCAGCATACTGCACCGCATTATAGAAGAAGAAAAATGGGGTCGCGTATACAATGCCTGCGCTGATGGTCATCCGCTCCGCAAGGACTTCTATACTGCCGCCGCTCTATCTTTGGGCCTCACTCCTCCGCAATTCAAGGACATGGAAGTGACAGAGTTTAAGCTGATCAGTAGCCAGAAGCTAAAGGAAGAGCTATCCTATACTTTCATCCACCCTGACCCTATGACTTTCTTTTCGTAGTTTTGTGGGTTGAATGGCTGTATTTCTAATTTACTTTTTTAGATTCTGTAGTTTAAGTATAGTTTCTTTCTTCAACCCTCAAAACATAAATTTTGACAACAATGCAGATAGCAGTGATAGGTGGCGGAGCAGCAGGATTCTTTGGAGCGATAACATGTGCTGAGGCAAACCCTCAGGCAAAGGTGCTGCTGCTGGAAAAAACAAACAAACTGCTTTCTAAAGTGCGTATATCCGGCGGTGGTCGCTGTAATGTTACCCACAACTGCTTTGTACCAACTGTTTTCTCACAATACTACCCACGTGGTGGTAAGCAACTGAAAGAAGCGTTCAAAGTTTTTGGCGCACGCGAAACGGTAAATTGGTTTGAGCAGCGTGGGGTAAAGCTAAAGGCTGAACCGGATGGGCGCATGTTTCCTGTTACCGACAATTCCGAAACCATCGTGAACTGCCTGCTACAGGAGGCAAAAAAAGCTGGTGTAGAGATAAGAACCAGTACTGCAGTGGAAAAAATAGTACCTGTAAATGACGGAGAGCAGGTACATTTTATAGTAGAGTTAGGCAAAGGGGAAAGTATAAAAGTAGATAAAGTGCTGGTGTGTACTGGGGGCAATCCTAAGAGCCCTGGTTATGACTGGTTGCGCCAGCTGGGGCACACCATACAAGAGCCGGTGCCTTCCCTCTTCACATTTAATGTACCTTCTTCGCCACTAAAAGAGCTGCAAGGTGTTTCGGTGCCACACGCCAGGGTGCGTATTGCGGGGCAAAAACTTGAGTATGAGGGGCCGTTGCTCATTACACACTGGGGATATTCAGGCCCGGCAGTGCTGAAGCTTTCTGCTTGGGGAGCACGACATTTTTATGAGCAGAAGTATGCTTTTACTGCTCTTATACAATGGCTTCCGGAGCTTACGGAGGAAAGTTTGCGCCAAAACCTACAACAGTACCGCCAGGCTCACCCAAAGAAAATTGTATCCACCAACCCTCTTTTTGGTCTGCCACAGCGCCTGTGGCAAGGGCTTACCCAACTAGCAGAGGTACCTGAACAGGTGCGTTGGGCAGAACTTCCCGCTAAAAACACCAACAAACTGGTAGAGGCGTTGCTACGCCTGCCGGTGGAGGTAAATGGTAAAACTACTTTCAAAGAGGAATTCGTTACCTGTGGAGGTATAGAACTGCGCGAGCTTAGCATGAAGACCATGGAAAGCCGTGTGCAGCCAGGGTTATACTTTGCGGGTGAGGTGCTGGATATCGATGGTATCACGGGCGGCTTTAACTTCCAGGCTGCCTGGACAACAGGATACCTTGCCGGAAAGGCTATGGCCGCTAAAACAGCCTAAGCATCCCCTATTTCCATAGTTGGCAACCAAAAAAGTAACATATCAGTATTACTGTATATTAACTAAAAAGCGATATAACTATGGAAATGAATAAAGAAGTACAGTCTACTGTACACCACCTGATAGAAAGATGTAAAGACGGTGCCAAGGGCTACAAGACAGCCTCTGAGGACGTGGAAGACCAGGATCTGAAAGACCTCTTCCGTAAGTACGCTGTACAGCGAGACAGCATGATTACGGAGCTACAGGATCTTCTGCACAAGATGGGGCACACAGATGATGAATCAAGCTCTATAGAGGGTACTGTGCACCGCGCTTGGATCGACTTAAAGTCTGCCCTGACTTCGAGAGACCGAGTACGTGTTCTGGAGGAGTGTGAACGCGGCGAGGATTACGCTGTGAAAGCCTATCAGGAAGCATTGGAAAAAGATTTGCCAGCCGCGCTGAAGCAAATTGTGGAGCAGCAGTATAGCGATGTAAAGCATGCCCATGATCACATCCGCTCTCTTCGCGATGCAGCTAGAGATTAAGCATAAAGTACTTTGACAGAAAGGAGCCTAACAGCTCCTTTTTTTATGTCTGATGATATTGCAATTGGTACCATCTCATTTATTTTATCGCATCATTTTCAGCAGGGAGGCATATGTCGCTAAAAAAGTATATTTACGAGTATATCCCAAAGAAAGCCCTGGCACTCATATCTTTGGCAGTATAAGCGTATGTGCAATTTTATCAGGCTCTTAAACGTAAGCTAACAGAAAGGGAAGGAGAAAGCCCTTGCACTAGACACTTTGATGATGTCGCCCCCAAGCAAGCCCTTCTCTTCATCTTAAAAGCCTGGACAGTACCCCATCCGCAGGCATGAGTGAGTGTAGGCCCGGAAGATGAATGTTTTTTGTCCACTTTAGTCCCTTTCAGCTATGAAGAATTTACTCTGTCAGAACCTGGGCGTCGATGTGGGCAAAGACGCTCTGGATGTGGTGCGACATCCCTTCACTTTTGCT is a genomic window containing:
- a CDS encoding ferritin-like domain-containing protein, whose protein sequence is MEMNKEVQSTVHHLIERCKDGAKGYKTASEDVEDQDLKDLFRKYAVQRDSMITELQDLLHKMGHTDDESSSIEGTVHRAWIDLKSALTSRDRVRVLEECERGEDYAVKAYQEALEKDLPAALKQIVEQQYSDVKHAHDHIRSLRDAARD
- a CDS encoding SDR family oxidoreductase — encoded protein: MEDSKTISIMGCGWLGLPLSEHLMRLRYNVKGSTTSPEKIDVLLEKDIQPYLLDLSSDMLDKGALEDFLDTDVLVLNIPPHLRSDGGDAYLSQMHLLLKTMLDSPVNRVIFVSSTSVYQNLNRVIIEEDVTFTGEQDPNNMLLQAERLFQNRDGWMTTIVRFAGLVGGNRQPGRFLAGKQDLPNGDAPVNLIHLDDCISILHRIIEEEKWGRVYNACADGHPLRKDFYTAAALSLGLTPPQFKDMEVTEFKLISSQKLKEELSYTFIHPDPMTFFS
- a CDS encoding NAD(P)/FAD-dependent oxidoreductase, whose product is MQIAVIGGGAAGFFGAITCAEANPQAKVLLLEKTNKLLSKVRISGGGRCNVTHNCFVPTVFSQYYPRGGKQLKEAFKVFGARETVNWFEQRGVKLKAEPDGRMFPVTDNSETIVNCLLQEAKKAGVEIRTSTAVEKIVPVNDGEQVHFIVELGKGESIKVDKVLVCTGGNPKSPGYDWLRQLGHTIQEPVPSLFTFNVPSSPLKELQGVSVPHARVRIAGQKLEYEGPLLITHWGYSGPAVLKLSAWGARHFYEQKYAFTALIQWLPELTEESLRQNLQQYRQAHPKKIVSTNPLFGLPQRLWQGLTQLAEVPEQVRWAELPAKNTNKLVEALLRLPVEVNGKTTFKEEFVTCGGIELRELSMKTMESRVQPGLYFAGEVLDIDGITGGFNFQAAWTTGYLAGKAMAAKTA